From Aspergillus chevalieri M1 DNA, chromosome 4, nearly complete sequence, a single genomic window includes:
- a CDS encoding uncharacterized protein (COG:S;~EggNog:ENOG410PSTF) yields MSKFLDSGFEAAVEVIDISHASIDGAAIADFLKNTPRLRILTYSHKAGRNVGFQDWDLCQFIMAIENEVGGHLEELSIRIGELHGSIVPGKVSICGFQNLQKLEPMCNLTSAASASHELLLSDLIPASVSKLSLVSHGKSHHEKALDALFCDLAARKDDQVPALEKIYLSYPRDADSLYKEQCEKLAAETEKAGVLLHLKS; encoded by the coding sequence ATGTCCAAGTTTCTGGATAGTGGCTTTGAAGCAGCTGTTGAAGTGATTGATATCTCTCACGCTTCCATTGACGGGGCTGCTATTGCAGACTTTCTTAAAAACACACCACGCCTCAGAATATTGACGTACTCGCATAAGGCAGGACGAAATGTTGGCTTTCAAGACTGGGATCTCTGCCAGTTTATTATGGCCATTGAGAATGAGGTTGGGGGCCATCTGGAGGAGCTATCCATCCGCATTGGTGAACTACATGGATCAATCGTTCCTGGAAAGGTATCGATATGTGGCTTCCAGAATCTGCAAAAGCTTGAACCAATGTGCAATCTTACATCTGCTGCATCAGCAAGCCATGAACTGCTTCTCAGTGATCTTATACCTGCTTCGGTCTCTAAGCTTTCCCTAGTGTCGCACGGAAAAAGCCACCATGAGAAGGCTCTTGACGCCTTGTTCTGTGACCTTGCTGCTAGGAAAGATGATCAGGTGCCTGCACTTGAAAAAATTTACCTGTCCTACCCTAGAGATGCAGATAGTCTGTACAAGGAGCAGTGTGAAAAGCTGGCTGCAGAGACAGAGAAAGCAGGTGTCCTTTTACATCTAAAGTCATAA
- a CDS encoding uncharacterized protein (COG:S;~EggNog:ENOG410PYKK), producing the protein MALEGLYEIMKGHATGTRDLHILDGMPNGKNYFTLVTKEFFQSNPNCIGKDDATDDVLAFTSLVLSYAKAVSDDLKADKSPKLRTAFMPRTDFNTFFKQVESKLPGNDLSLSSTFSPATRQTTKARFRKIDTALCSGKASEPKPNNKFGGLGFKNPAAIPHATMKIKSWIEGIGKSSGSTDMLSTFDKPIDGSIGGIGTKMESMLSAKRQVPLFEFQGLNTVQTNQLESWTNKVDATIQDIHKKHKDAP; encoded by the exons ATGGCCCTTGAGGGACTTTATGAGATTATGAAAGGCCATGCCACAGGCACCAGAGATTTGCACATCCTTGATGGAATGCCTAACGGAAAGAACTATTTCACTCTGGTTACAAAGGAATTCTTCCAATCAAACCCAAACTGCATTGGAAAGGACGACGCTACTGATGATGTGCTTGCATTCACCTCCCTGGTCTTGTCGTACGCCAAAGCCGTGAGTGACGATCTGAAGGCAGACAAGAGCCCTAAGCTGCGTACTGCATTCATGCCCAGAACCGATTTCAACACTTTCTTCAAACAAGTCGAGTCAAAGCTTCCTGGTAATgacctttctctctcttcaaCATTTTCGCCTGCTACAAGACAAACAACAAAGGCCAGGTTTCGTAA GATTGATACTGCCCTTTGCTCTGGAAAGGCATCAGAACCGAAGCCCAACAACAAATTTGGCGGTCTGGGATTCAAAAATCCCGCTGCCATCCCTCATGCAACTATGAAAATCAAATCCTGGATTGAAGGCATTGGCAAATCATCTGGCTCCACCGACATGCTGTCTACATTTGACAAACCCATTGATGGTTCCATTGGAGGCATTGGGACAAAAATGGAGTCTATGTTGAGTGCAAAGCGACAGGTACCTTTGTTTGAATTCCAGGGTCTTAATACAGTCCAGACAAATCAGCTTGAATCATGGACAAACAAGGTTGACGCCACTATTCAAGATATCCACAAGAAGCACAAGGATGCGCCTTAA